ctgcaaactccgcctcccgagttcaagtgattctcctgtcttagcctccctagtagctgggattacaggcccatgccaccacgccaggctaatttttgtatttttagtagagacagggtttcgccatgttggccaggctggtcttgaactcctgacctcaaatgatcagcccatcttggcctcccaaagtgctgggattacaggtgtgagctatcacgCCCAGCTGAGATTTATTTTATGATCCAAAAATGGTCCTTCTTGGTGAATATCCCTGTGTATTTGAAAAGACACTCCCGGTCAACCCCTTTGCTCTGACATTTAGCTTTGAtctgctttttctctcttttgtcacATCAGCAGAAACAATGCCAAGAAATGCCAGAGACAACAAAATAGGAATGTGTCATGGGCACACAAAGCTCTTTTTCCCTGGGTGCTGCTCCTCCCTGTGACAGAGAAATCCATGCAACACAGGGGGGAGGCTGTCCCCAAAGGGTGGCAGATATACTTTTTTCCCCTTGAATTCCAACACACCCTTTCCCAGGCCCGCTGTGCCTCCCACTTCTGTTCAGCTCAGCTGTGGCACTGACCTCCACTGGTGCTTGAGCTCTACCTGCTCCTGCCCAGACAGGAAGCCCTTCAGCAGCAGACTCAGTTGCCAGGATGAGGCTGGGAGTCAGGAACCCCTAGGTGTCCATGGAGGTCCCACCTCCTTTAAATCCCTACTGTTCAGACCCAGCTTCTAAAACTGTTCTTCTGCCTCCCTTCCTACTCACCAATCCCCTTCACTACTGTCAATGCACTGAAGTCCCAGCCTGCTTGGTTGGGACAGTTAAGTCCTTCTCAGTCACCCTCCACCAGGGGTTAAGGTGGGACCCCTTTGGCTGCAGCTCTGTGGGTGGGACCCCTTCCCATCTGAGCATATTCACTCCCTGGGTTCCTGCTGCCATCATACCACCCACCACACGGGCCCCTTCTGGACCAGTGGCCCTTAACTGACTCAAGCCATATCTTGCCAAGCCTGTTGCAACACTGATCTTGGCAAACTCACTTTTCATGTCAGGGCCCCTGCAAAGCACAGATCTGAGTCATGGTATTCGTTTAAGCAATGACAAGGGTAGAATAATTTCTTACATTAGAAACATTTATCCTCAGTGAGTCATAGATGGAGTAGCCTATTTTTCTCCTTAGAGGGAACCTTAACTTTGAACTCCACAGAGAGAGCCCCAGGAACTGTGACTTGAACCAAAAAGCTCTACTTAACTTTTGCAAATTGCTATACTTGAAAATGTTGAGGTCTGCCTGGGTCAATCTGGAGACGACACTATGAGGACAAGGATAGcaatggaagaaagaaatgaattcttCGTGTCAGAGCAGTGGCAGAGAAACAGGACCAAAGAGCAGAAGATGTCTGGCAATGTGTCTGGCATATAATAGTTCtctcagccaggtgtgatggctcacccctgtaatcccagcactttgggagacctaagtgggcggatcacctgaggtcgggagttcaagaccagcctgaccaacatggagaaaccccatctctactaaaaatgtaggATATAGTTCAGCAATGTAATGTTTAGAGGGTGGTGAAAGGATTTCTTATGCCACAACCTTGTGTATTATCCAGAAGTAAATGCTGCAGCCACAAGCACCACCAGTGAGTTTTCTCAGGGCAAATGGGAAAAGGGGATAGAACCTTGCTGAGATAAATCATGCAAAACGCAGACAGCAAACAAACTTTCCATCAAAATGCTGGGGGAACTTCTGGGCCGGATGGCAAGGAGAAAACACCGCAGTCaggtgttccagatcttagactTTGCCCCTTCTCAGGAAGAGATGTGTGCTTCGTCCCTCCTCTCACTGCACGTTTGTGCTGCCAGCCCTGCTGTGTAGTGTCGGGGCTCGAGACTAAGGCAGTGCACCATTTCTGTGGAGAGAGATGGATCAGGGAATGGGGGCTTGGGTGAGACCCATGGCTCACCTCTCTCAAGTCCTTACCAGACTAAGACATCCTCAATGGCCAGAGACCAGCCTGCCACTCACCTTTTTTGCCACCTGATATAGATGATGAGAAAAATTCCCATTAAAACTAACAAGATGAATGCCCCCAGGATGATCCATGTATCTGGTAGGCTAGAATAAGACCCGTGGATATCTGAAGCATTTACTGGtgacactaaaaaagaaaaaaaaagcacaagccCTGTCACACCTAAAAATATGCTTTCCACAGCCCCTGCTTTCCCCAGGAACACATGGTGCCCCACATAATCACTGGCTCATGTGACAGCCACTCTACCAGACCCTGGGCCATGAAGATGAATGGGGTTGTGCCTTGTCCTTATGGAGCTCAGATTTCTACTGAGAGAGGTAGCAAATATCCACCTGATTACCACACAATTTCACATGATTACTGTGGTTAGAACTGTTTGGAGAATGACACAATGGGTGGTGCTTAATTCTGTGTGGGGAAGGTGGGGAAGGCTTCATGATTAAGAAGTGGCTTTAGAACTGGTAGAATGGTAATTATAATAGAGGAAGAGAAGGCCTGGATGTTTGCAATGACACAGATAGACTTGGGACCATTTAGTGGTGGGTCATTGGTGACTGGATCATTGGTTAATGGGAAGGGGTTTCTACACTGAGGAAGAAACAGTGGAAAATGGGATGGGAAAGGGAGGATGGTGGGAAATCCTTATGGCCATCACCGACTCTCCAGTCAGGAAGCCCACGGAGAAGTCAATCAAATTTTCTATTGCACACACACGCTGACACCCACACAGGGAAGGCTTTTGACCTTTAAAGGGAGCTGCCACATTCTCCCGCCCGGCTCAGTTACCTGTCGGTTCTGGCATCGCCTCCCAGTGCTCTGAGAATTCCCTGAGCCAGTGATTGCAGTCTCCCACTGAGAGcttcctgaaatatttttccagCCCGCTGTCTTTCTTCCATGTCTCCTTGATCTTACTGGCTTCATGATTAATTACCGTCCAGGTCATTTTCATCGCGTCTAAGATGAGGGATTTCTCTCCGTTGATGGCTAACTGCCAGGACGCACCAGTGCATCGTTCTGCTTTACGTTGACAAAACATCTCGACCTGCAGAGTGGAAGGACCTGCAATCCAGACACAAAGCCATCATCCTCCACTCTTGAGAGGTCCATCATCTTCCAATAGGTCAAGTGTTTCTCTGCACATTTAGGGGCCTGTATTCTTTCTGTCTGGACTTGCCCTTTCCTGCCCATTGGGTCCCCTGTGCCTCTATGGTTGGGCCAATGATCAATACACAAATACACCTAAAGCCCCTCCCCACCTgtgctcttccctcccctctcttgctgcctgcctctgtttccccaccccATTCCACACTTACCACTGGTCTTTATCTGGGGTTTGATGTCAAGAAGGAGCATCCTGAGGTCTCGGCCCACTTCTCCCAGCGTTTGGGTCAATTCTCCCCATGTGCTGGTGGCATTTACCTTCTTCCCCAGGAAGCCCAGAGGCTTGACCATGTTGCTGTCACTGTCATACTGAAGGAAAAGATTTTTATTCATGAAGACCTGCGCTTCACACCAGGGCTGTCCAGGTCTGGACCATGATTTTATAGTGAAGCTGAAGCAAAGAGAGTGAGCACCTGTGAGAGAAAGACACAGGTGAGGTCCAGGACAGGGGAAGAGGCCCATTAGAACCCGTGCTTCTGTGACCCAAGACTCCCTGGACCAGGCCAGGCTGGCAGAGGGGGCAGCTCCATCCCAGACTCCCTCGACCTTCTGGATGCCTGCTCCCATCTCCCCCTGACTGTCTGGGGTAAGATACTTGATGGTACCAGGGATCCTTGGGGTGCACTTAGTGTTAACAGGGTTAACAGGAGGATTCATGTCACAAATACTTTTAGCAACATCTACCAAGTTCCGAGGCACAAAACAGACAAACCTCTGTGTGACCTCCTGAGACTTAAAATCTAGCTGAACACACAGGACattcaatagaaaggaaaaagaggcatTTATCATGGGACACAGGCTGAATTCCTCGGGGGTCCAGTATGTTCAGGAAAGTGTCCTGGAGTAGAAGGCGGGAGGTAGCATTGTAGAGCTGCCCCCTGTGAGCCCGTGCCTGGCCTAGGGCCTCCGGCTGGGGTCTCCCATGAACTGGGGTAACATCCCAGGGATCCTCTCCCTCACCTCATCCTTAAGAGCAGGTACCTGCTTGCCTGAAGCCTGCATGAGACCCCAGTCGCCTATCCCccacccttctccctcctccttcttgttCTCAGCCAGGTCTTGAGATCTCAGGACACTCACTAACCATGATCTCCAAGGCTGTTAATAGCAAGAGTAGAAGCAAAAGAAGGTTCACCGGTCTACAAGTCAGGGGCATTCTTGGCACATTGTGGAGAGTAACAGGCAGGACGTTGGGCATGGACACAGACACCCTCACCGGTATGGTGAAGAAATGTTCAACAGCGTGGGTGTGGGCACTGCCCCAGTTCTTTACCCTGGAACAACTGAGGGCAGGCCTGTAGAGATCCAATTAAAGAACAATTTTGTGAAGGGAGTGTTTTCAAGTATTcagaatataattatttattgaaaaataaaagaagacatttaaaaacaaaattaactttgAATAAACactctctcctctcctgtcccCATGGCCCCTGCAAAAAAAAACCCCTCTGGTATGAGCAGGATGGTTGGAGGTTATGTGAGCTCCTTCTCCCTTCATCCAATTTCCTCTTCCCTTGTCCTCCCTGCCTcttttgcttttccctttcttcctggtACCCCCTCCCCATTCCTGTATTTTCTCCCATCTCCATTCTCCCCTCTCACTATCCCTAATCCATTCAAACTCTTTTCTAAAACATGGTTGAGATTTTCTCTCACCAAGCACGCCCAAATATTAATTAA
This is a stretch of genomic DNA from Rhinopithecus roxellana isolate Shanxi Qingling chromosome 4, ASM756505v1, whole genome shotgun sequence. It encodes these proteins:
- the RAET1E gene encoding retinoic acid early transcript 1E, yielding MADPVPGTSVLGYMERAVKAADGVKSLPRDSEEESSHLRPLHPRGGRRTNVSCWNKEVISHVNGALWDKEVTGELAVTLCSPLCEDTTGRQPSGEEERALARCPTCRHLDLGLPSLQDGAHSLCFSFTIKSWSRPGQPWCEAQVFMNKNLFLQYDSDSNMVKPLGFLGKKVNATSTWGELTQTLGEVGRDLRMLLLDIKPQIKTSGPSTLQVEMFCQRKAERCTGASWQLAINGEKSLILDAMKMTWTVINHEASKIKETWKKDSGLEKYFRKLSVGDCNHWLREFSEHWEAMPEPTVSPVNASDIHGSYSSLPDTWIILGAFILLVLMGIFLIIYIRWQKRRKIHLEVIPRRRRGVVHLWSSIADSLGSHCSVFPESSEVTNPLPRLDGAD